Genomic window (Chloroflexota bacterium):
CACGGGGAGCAACTCAAAGATGAGGAGCAGGCTCAACAAGATGCCGAAAATCGCTCCCCAAACCACCCCGCGCAGGACAAGCGTCCCGCGATGGGAGTGCGAACGGCCGTTTGCGGTTTCGGTAGCGGTAGCCTGGGTGGTCATGTGTGGGCCAATCGTCTCCCTCGCTAGCCGCCAAGCAACTGGCGCACGACTTCGTTGACGACCTTGCCGTCGGCGCGCCCTCTCACTTGGGGCATGAGTTCCTTCATCACCAGGCCCTGCTGCTTGATGTCGGTTACGCCCAGTTTCTGGATGGCCTGGCGCGCCAGGGATTCAATCTCCTCGCGCGTCAATTGCTGCGGCAGGTAGGCCATGAGGATTTCCATCTCGGCCCTTTCACGGTCTACCAGGTCCTGGCGGCCGCCCTTGGCGTACTCGGCGATGGAATCTTGCCGCTGTTTGACCTGCTTGGCGATGACTTCCAGCACCTCTTCGTCCGACAGGGGATGCTGTACCTCCACCTCTTTGTACCCG
Coding sequences:
- a CDS encoding GatB/YqeY domain-containing protein, with the translated sequence MTLQEKIMNDMKEALRSGDELRKSTLRMLRSAIGYKEVEVQHPLSDEEVLEVIAKQVKQRQDSIAEYAKGGRQDLVDRERAEMEILMAYLPQQLTREEIESLARQAIQKLGVTDIKQQGLVMKELMPQVRGRADGKVVNEVVRQLLGG